The genomic stretch CGCCGGTAACGTGCTGGGGCGGCTGGGTCCGGCCGACGGCGCCGGCGTCGTGATCGCCTCGCACCTCGACACCGTCTTCCCCGCCGGGACGAAGCTCGAGGTGCGCGAGGCCGGGGCGCGGCTGATCGCCCCGGGCATCAGTGACAACGCGCGCGGGCTGGCGGCGATGCTGGCGGTCGCCGAGGCGTGCCGAGCGTCGGGGATCGAGCCCGGCCGACCCATCACCTTCATCGCTACGGTGGGCGAGGAAGGCGCCGGCGACCTGCGCGGCGTCAAGCACCTCTTCGAGGACCCCGTCTTCAAGCCGGGGGCCTTCATCGCCCTGGACGGCGCGGGCATCAACCGGATCGTCCATCGGGCACTGGGCTCGCGGCGGCTGCGCGCGACGTTCCGGGGCCCGGGGGGGCACTCGTGGGCGGCGTTCGGCGTGGCCAACGCGGCGCACGCGGTGGGCGTGGCGACGGCGAACATCGCCGGGATCGCCCTCCCCACCTCCCCGCGCACCACGGCCAGCGTCGTGCGCATCGGCGGCGGGTCGAGCCTCAACACCATTCCCCAAGAAGCGTGGCTCGAGCTGGACCTCCGCTCCGAGGCCGAGGCGTCGCTCGAGGCGCTCTACGGCGCGGTCTCGCAGGCGCTCGGCAAGGCGCTGGAGGCGGTGAACGGCAAGCGGTCCGCGGGCACGGCGCCGCTCACGCTGCACCTCGAGCCGCTCGGCAACCGGCCGTCGGGGGTGACGAACGAGAAGCACGCACTCGTGAAGGCGGCGGTCGCGGCGACCCAGGCCGTGGGACAGAAGCCGGAGCTGGCGGCCGCCTCCACCGACGCCAACGTGCCCATCAGCCGGGGCATTCCCGGCATCGCGCTGGGCGCGGGCGGCCGCGGCGGCGAGGCGCACCTCGAGAGCGAATGGTACGAGAACGTTGACGGCCCGGCGGGGATCTTTCGGGCGCTGCTCACGGTCCT from Gemmatimonadales bacterium encodes the following:
- a CDS encoding M20/M25/M40 family metallo-hydrolase, with product MERLIAELAKRREVLAAREWLECHDDATIALQRQLAVIPAPTGSEERRGAFVAARFGDLGLTEVRTDGAGNVLGRLGPADGAGVVIASHLDTVFPAGTKLEVREAGARLIAPGISDNARGLAAMLAVAEACRASGIEPGRPITFIATVGEEGAGDLRGVKHLFEDPVFKPGAFIALDGAGINRIVHRALGSRRLRATFRGPGGHSWAAFGVANAAHAVGVATANIAGIALPTSPRTTASVVRIGGGSSLNTIPQEAWLELDLRSEAEASLEALYGAVSQALGKALEAVNGKRSAGTAPLTLHLEPLGNRPSGVTNEKHALVKAAVAATQAVGQKPELAAASTDANVPISRGIPGIALGAGGRGGEAHLESEWYENVDGPAGIFRALLTVLGVAEQAGKREDRPA